The genomic interval GGGTCGTTTTGCCCGAAGATTCGGGACCATAAATCTCTATTACCCTGCCTTTCGGATATCCGCCGACCCCCAGGGCTGCATCAAGAAGAATGGATCCGGAAGGTATGGATTCGATCTGCAGGTCCTGCCGCTCCTTCCCAAGCTGCATAAGGGACCCCTTTCCAAACTGCTTCTCTATTTGCAGCCTGGCAGCTTCCAGGGCTTTCTGCTTCTCCTCGTTATTTGTCGGGGCGGGCCGTGTTTCAGGCATACTCTTTTTTGCCATTGTTGTCCTCCTGATAGTCGCTTACAAAAGAAGAACCGGGGAAAGTCTCTTTTGATTTCATGTAGATACTATAACCGTGCCAGATTGCAGTCAAGCTCAGGGTTTACATGCAGCGACCTAAACCTTTTCATAACTGAAGGCTTCGAATTTCGTAAACTTTGGTATGAAAGCTACCTTGATTGTTCCTACAGGACCGTTTCTCTGCTTGGCAACAATAAGCTCGGTTTCCACGTTATTAACGTCCTGGGTCCCCTCTTTTTCTCCCCGGTCGCGATGGAGAAACATGACAACGTCGGCATCCTGCTCAATGGAACCCGATTCCCGCAGGTCAGCCAGCGACGGGGCTTTTCCTTCTGATTGCCTGCCAACCTGGGAAAGACAGATAATTGGAATATCCAGCTCCCTGGCCAGAGACTTCAGAGAGCGTGAGGTTTCGGCAACCTGCTCGTGCCGGGGAACGTTGAATTTATTTTCCGGTTCAACCAGGCCAATATAGTCTACAAAGATAGCCTCCACCTTTTCCTGTTGCCGCATCCGCCGAGCCTGTGCCCGAAGGTCAAGCAACTTGATATTCGGGGAGTCATCTATAAACAAGGGCGCCTCGTAAATTCGCCCCGCAGCCTCTGTCAGTTTGTGAAAATCCGAGGGTTTAAGCATTCCAGTCCTCAGAATATCCGAGGCAATCCGTGCTTCTGCAGCCACAAGACGCTGCATAAGGGCCATATCTGACATTTCAAGGGTAAAAAAACCAATCGGTCTTTTGGAGCGTATTGCCATGTTGGATGCCATTGTCAGGGCCAGTGCAGTTTTTCCCACCGAGGGACGGGCTCCAATGACAATAAACTCGGATTTTTGAAAACCCGATGTCATCTTATCCAGATCTGCAAAACCGGAAGGGATTCCGGTAAAACTGTCCTTGGTATGATACAGCCTTTCTATAGCTTCGATGGTCCGTGCGATTACTTCACCGGCGGTTTTATAATGCCCGGTAGGATTCTCCTCGGCAATATCAAATATCCGGCGTTCCGCCTCTTCGATAATCTCCCGGGTTTGAATCGTATCGTTCTGTGCATCAGAGATCATCTCATGGGCAATATTAAGAAGATTACGCCTGAGACTTAAGGACCGGACAATCCCGCTGTAGTAGATTATGTTAGCACTGGTGGGGGTCGCATCGGTCAAGGCAGAAACGTAGCCCAATCCCCCGGCGGATTCCAGTTCTCCCTGGTTACGAAGTTCATCTGTTACGGTAATAAGATCCATGGTTTCTCCCTTGTTGAAAAGAGAAACCATAGCATCGAAAATCTTTCGGTGACCGGTCTTGAAAAAATCCCTGCTGCGGAGCTGCTCCAGAACGGTTCCAAATGTATCGGGATTTAAAAACACCGCCCCGAGTACGGCCTTTTCGGCCTCTACATTATGGGGCGGAACTGAATCTTTCAGGCGTTCAGGCATCCCGGGCCTACTCTTCCTCGCCGACTTCTTCCTTTATACTATCTTCGGTCACCGTACTTTCGGCCACTGCAGTTTCTTCTCCGATGTCCTCTTCATCGACACCGTCGCCAGCTTCTTCTACGGCTTCCTCTTTTACAGAAGGCTCTTTTTCCGCTTTCACAGAACCTTTGGGCTCGGATGCACCGGTTTTTTCATCAACCACGGTAAACTGAAGCTCCGCGAGATTGCTTTCATAAAGCTTTACCCGGGCCTTGTGCTTACCAATCATCTTTACTGAATGCTCAACAAGGTCAATCTTCTTACGCTCTACGTGGACGCCTTCCTTTGCAAGAGCATCTGCAACGGTGGCATTTGTAACGGAGCCGAAGAGCTTGCCGCTGTCACCAGCGGGCATGGGAATCTTCAGTTCCAGGGTTTCAATCCGCTCCTTAAGTCCCATGGCGGCGTTCCGTTTTTCTTCCTTCCGCTTTTCGATGGTCTCACGCCGCTGTTCAAACATTGCCGCGTTTCCTTTGGTAAAAGGAACCGCCAATCCCTGAGGAATTAAAAAATTCCGGGCGTATCCGGGTTTGACAACCCGAACGTCCCCCTCTTCCCCAAGGTTATACACATCTTCTTTGAGAATAATCTTCATACTGCTACCTCTCCTTTCGACTTTCCAGGATCTATTTCTTCACAAAGGGAAGATAGGCAAGAACGCGGGCCTTTTTAATCTCCAGGGAAAGAGCACGCTGATGCTTGGCACAGGTACCGGTGATTCTTCTGGGAAGAATCTTTCCCCGTTCCGTTATAAACCGACGCAGCGCATCGGGATTCTTGTAATCCGGGAGGATGTTTTGCGTGCAGAACTTGCATACCTTGCGCCGAAAAAAAGGTTTTCCACCGCCCCGGCGAAAACCGCGGCCTCCGTCCCGGCCCTCATCCTGCCGGCCGTCGTCTTCTCGTCCTCTATTCTGATTATCTTCAGAACTCATATTTCAATTCTCCTTGATCATCTGCTGTTATTCGATTTCGATTTTAAAAAGGTATATCGTCCTCGAAACCGTCGTCCCCGCCGCTCGGCGAGTATCGCTCTACCTTGTCATTTCCATAGGATTGGGATGAACCCCGGGATTCTCCTCCCTTGGGTCCGCCAAGAAGCTGAACGTTGTTGGCAACTACTTCAACCTTGCTTCTCGGTTGTCCGTCCTGTTCCCACCGGCTTTGCCGCAGCTCTCCTTCCACGGCAATCTCCTTGCCTTTTACCAGATACTGTGACAGGTTCTCCGCGGTTTTTCCGAATACCGTAATATCGAAGAAATTTGCTTCCTCCGTCCACTGATCCCCCGACCTCTTCCTTCGGTTCACAGCAATGGACAGGCGGGCAACGGCCATACCGGAGTTGGTATACTTCAATTCCGAATCCCGGGTTAGCCGACCTATCAGTACTACATGATTCAAATTCGCCATGGAAGTCCTCCTCAGAATTCAGGATTCTTTTCTGACAAAAAGGAACTTCAGAACGTCTTGAACGAGTTTAAGCTCCTTGTCGACATCTGCGACCTTTTCGGGGGCTGCAGAAATCTCCAGATAGCGGTAATGGCCGCGCTCGGTTTTTTTAATGGGATAGGCAAGATCACGAACGCCCATGTCCTCATCCTTGGATGGGGTAAAACCGTGTTTTTCCATCAGTTTTTTCAGGTTCTCATAGCCGTTCTTGTAGGCGTCATCTTCCGCACGGAAAATGACCGTCAATTCGTACTCTCTCAAATTGTCCCTCCTCATGGACTAAAAGTTCGATCCAGAGTAGTATGTTTCTCTGGATAAAGAGGTCGGAGTAAATTATCACAAGACAATATAACTGTCAAGTCAACTCCTTACTCAGACGATATTTGTACTGAACAGACAGGAGACGCAATGGGGCAGACAATCCACTTTGAAGAGGATCTCTATTTCCTGAATGAACTTCTCAATACTCTCGAAGGTGGTATTTCTCTGAATCTGGACCGGCTCTTCTTCTTTGATAAAATCATAGAAGATATCTTCTTTATAGATACTACCATTGGACGACTCTACTCTGCCCTGAATGAAAACTATCGAATTGTTCAGCTCGGAACCGTCACCAGCGGGATTCTTACCATTAAACAGCGTTTTATTAACCTCCTCTCCATAATTACCTCCGGCTCTTCCGGAATGGGAGAAGCTTTTACTCCCTTTATTGAAAAGTTCAGTGAGCTGATCGATTCTCATAATAAGGATATCCATATATTACAGAAATCCCTGCTCTCCCCGGACAACCATTCGACCCCGCGGGAGGGAATATCCCGGGAGGAGTATCAATTCCTCTTTCCCTCGGATGAAGAAGAGGTCTGACTTTCGCATGCCTCTGCGCATAGAGAACCTGGTCTACGGCGGCAACGGACTCGCCCGGGAAAACGACTTTGTCTGGTTTGTTCCATACAGTGCACCAGGAGACCTGCTGGACATTGAAAAGACTGATGTAAAAACTTCCTACGGCAGGGGCAAAATCAGCAGAATCATTGAATCTTCTGCACTGCGCACGGATCCTCCCTGCCCCTTGTTCGGCCGCTGCGGGGGATGCCAATGGCAGCATATCCGTTACCCGGCACAGCTTGCCGCCAAACAGGAAATCATAGGCTCCATGGCAAAGCGGAATCTCATGAATCCACCCTCCTCTGTCATCATTCAGCCCTCACCATCCGAGTGGGAATACCGGTGCCGGATAAGCCTCCACCGCCAGGACAGGAAGATCGGCTACCATGCTATCGGCAGCAGGAACCTTGTAGCTATCAGGGACTGCCCCATTGCCGAGGCTCCTCTGCGCAGCTGGCTGGAAAATCCGCCTCTGAGCAAGCTGGAACTCGAGGCTTTACCGGAACGTTTTGAACTGAGAAACAAAGACGGCAC from Marispirochaeta sp. carries:
- the dnaB gene encoding replicative DNA helicase, whose amino-acid sequence is MPERLKDSVPPHNVEAEKAVLGAVFLNPDTFGTVLEQLRSRDFFKTGHRKIFDAMVSLFNKGETMDLITVTDELRNQGELESAGGLGYVSALTDATPTSANIIYYSGIVRSLSLRRNLLNIAHEMISDAQNDTIQTREIIEEAERRIFDIAEENPTGHYKTAGEVIARTIEAIERLYHTKDSFTGIPSGFADLDKMTSGFQKSEFIVIGARPSVGKTALALTMASNMAIRSKRPIGFFTLEMSDMALMQRLVAAEARIASDILRTGMLKPSDFHKLTEAAGRIYEAPLFIDDSPNIKLLDLRAQARRMRQQEKVEAIFVDYIGLVEPENKFNVPRHEQVAETSRSLKSLARELDIPIICLSQVGRQSEGKAPSLADLRESGSIEQDADVVMFLHRDRGEKEGTQDVNNVETELIVAKQRNGPVGTIKVAFIPKFTKFEAFSYEKV
- the rplI gene encoding 50S ribosomal protein L9, producing the protein MKIILKEDVYNLGEEGDVRVVKPGYARNFLIPQGLAVPFTKGNAAMFEQRRETIEKRKEEKRNAAMGLKERIETLELKIPMPAGDSGKLFGSVTNATVADALAKEGVHVERKKIDLVEHSVKMIGKHKARVKLYESNLAELQFTVVDEKTGASEPKGSVKAEKEPSVKEEAVEEAGDGVDEEDIGEETAVAESTVTEDSIKEEVGEEE
- the rpsR gene encoding 30S ribosomal protein S18; this translates as MSSEDNQNRGREDDGRQDEGRDGGRGFRRGGGKPFFRRKVCKFCTQNILPDYKNPDALRRFITERGKILPRRITGTCAKHQRALSLEIKKARVLAYLPFVKK
- the ssb gene encoding single-stranded DNA-binding protein, whose translation is MANLNHVVLIGRLTRDSELKYTNSGMAVARLSIAVNRRKRSGDQWTEEANFFDITVFGKTAENLSQYLVKGKEIAVEGELRQSRWEQDGQPRSKVEVVANNVQLLGGPKGGESRGSSQSYGNDKVERYSPSGGDDGFEDDIPF
- the rpsF gene encoding 30S ribosomal protein S6; the encoded protein is MREYELTVIFRAEDDAYKNGYENLKKLMEKHGFTPSKDEDMGVRDLAYPIKKTERGHYRYLEISAAPEKVADVDKELKLVQDVLKFLFVRKES
- a CDS encoding methyltransferase: MPLRIENLVYGGNGLARENDFVWFVPYSAPGDLLDIEKTDVKTSYGRGKISRIIESSALRTDPPCPLFGRCGGCQWQHIRYPAQLAAKQEIIGSMAKRNLMNPPSSVIIQPSPSEWEYRCRISLHRQDRKIGYHAIGSRNLVAIRDCPIAEAPLRSWLENPPLSKLELEALPERFELRNKDGTVRIVHAAADEAFEQANRQGNTLLRNRLREHLLNSFSNPRIFDLFCGDGNLSLPLTDTAESIDGWDISAGAIERARTAAASNSNLNYSRGNVSAIYGELRRKSREIDILILDPPRKGIKKEAPELAKLGIPLIAYVSCNPASLIRDLKEFEKAGYTLNVLEAFDMFPQTYHMECLALLSAE